In Arthrobacter burdickii, one DNA window encodes the following:
- a CDS encoding sirohydrochlorin chelatase, whose product MTAPSSNAPVLIACAHGTDNVQGRREIDAVRAGISALRPGLDVLEAYVDVQVPDLVDVVASLPPDRPAVIVPLLLSVGYHVKVDIARVAASRPGTVSALPLGPDPRLASVLQQRLTEAGVADGDAVVLAAAGSSDACAAEDVAEVRAVLAELRTGPVQPGFGSKASPSVPEAVAAYRGGPDRGPVALASYLLAPGYFHDQLAKAGADVVSAPLLPSPVIAEIALSRYDDAAAHLAGGLPGQEEPCPRPCRALVSTCVRSGSAQPV is encoded by the coding sequence ATGACCGCGCCTTCCAGCAATGCCCCCGTGCTCATCGCCTGCGCCCACGGCACGGACAACGTGCAGGGACGGCGCGAGATCGACGCCGTGCGGGCCGGGATCTCCGCGCTGCGTCCGGGGCTCGACGTTTTGGAGGCGTACGTGGATGTGCAGGTCCCCGACCTGGTGGACGTCGTGGCGTCGCTCCCGCCGGACCGTCCGGCCGTCATCGTCCCGCTGCTGCTGTCCGTCGGCTACCACGTGAAGGTGGACATTGCGCGGGTTGCCGCGAGCAGGCCGGGAACGGTGTCCGCTCTCCCATTGGGACCGGATCCGCGCCTCGCGTCCGTCCTGCAGCAGCGTCTCACCGAGGCGGGCGTGGCCGACGGCGATGCCGTGGTCCTCGCGGCCGCGGGGTCATCCGACGCGTGCGCCGCCGAGGACGTCGCGGAGGTGCGGGCGGTCCTCGCGGAACTCCGGACGGGTCCGGTGCAGCCGGGCTTCGGGTCGAAGGCCTCGCCGTCCGTCCCCGAGGCCGTCGCCGCCTACCGCGGGGGCCCGGATCGGGGTCCGGTCGCCCTCGCCTCCTACCTGCTCGCTCCCGGGTACTTCCACGACCAGCTGGCGAAGGCGGGCGCCGACGTCGTCAGCGCTCCCCTGCTGCCGAGTCCCGTCATCGCCGAGATCGCGCTCAGCCGGTACGACGACGCCGCCGCGCACCTCGCCGGCGGACTCCCCGGTCAGGAGGAACCCTGCCCGCGGCCGTGCCGCGCGCTGGTGTCGACATGCGTCCGGAGCGGTTCAGCCCAGCCGGTCTGA
- the nirD gene encoding nitrite reductase small subunit NirD: MTELVLQRPTALSAWVAVCRLDDLEECWGEAALVDGEQIALFRLPGNRLYAVGNIDPRTQAAVMARGIVGSRGAVPTIASPLHKEVYDLATGACLSGGQGLRAYPVRCVDGVVEVGGIEAAGVEARGAA; encoded by the coding sequence ATGACCGAACTCGTACTCCAGCGCCCCACCGCACTCTCGGCCTGGGTGGCCGTCTGCCGACTCGACGACCTCGAGGAATGCTGGGGCGAGGCCGCACTGGTCGACGGGGAGCAGATCGCCCTGTTCCGGCTCCCCGGAAACCGGCTCTACGCCGTCGGCAACATCGACCCCCGGACGCAGGCTGCCGTCATGGCCCGGGGGATCGTCGGCTCGCGCGGCGCTGTGCCGACCATCGCCTCCCCGCTGCACAAGGAGGTCTACGATCTCGCCACGGGTGCCTGCCTGTCGGGTGGACAGGGACTCCGGGCGTATCCAGTGCGGTGCGTGGACGGCGTGGTCGAAGTGGGTGGAATCGAAGCGGCTGGAGTCGAAGCCCGCGGTGCCGCCTGA
- a CDS encoding Flp family type IVb pilin: MIALYATLSTVLHTAKARLADEEKGATMVEYGLMVALIAVVVAVAAATLGTRIVTLFNGILD, translated from the coding sequence ATGATCGCACTGTACGCAACCCTCTCGACCGTCCTCCACACCGCCAAGGCACGCCTGGCCGACGAGGAGAAGGGCGCGACCATGGTCGAGTACGGCCTGATGGTCGCCCTCATCGCTGTCGTCGTCGCCGTCGCCGCCGCAACGCTGGGCACTCGGATCGTCACCCTCTTCAACGGCATCCTCGACTAA
- the rplM gene encoding 50S ribosomal protein L13, with amino-acid sequence MRTYTPKPGDISRQWHVIDATDVVLGRLASQTAILLRGKHKPTFAPHMDMGDFVIIINAEKVALTGSKLEQKRAYRHSGYPGGLKSTSYVELLDKNPERAVEKAIRGMLPKNSLAAQQIGKLKVYRGAEHPHAAQQPKTFEITQVAQ; translated from the coding sequence GTGCGTACGTACACCCCGAAGCCAGGCGACATCAGCCGCCAGTGGCACGTAATCGATGCAACCGACGTCGTCCTCGGCCGTCTTGCCAGCCAGACCGCAATCCTGCTCCGCGGAAAGCACAAGCCGACCTTCGCTCCCCACATGGACATGGGCGATTTCGTCATCATCATCAACGCTGAAAAGGTAGCCCTCACCGGCTCCAAGCTCGAGCAGAAGCGCGCCTACCGCCACTCGGGTTACCCGGGCGGCCTGAAGTCGACCAGCTATGTCGAACTCCTGGACAAGAACCCGGAGCGCGCAGTCGAGAAGGCTATCCGCGGCATGCTTCCCAAGAACTCGCTGGCAGCACAGCAGATCGGCAAGCTGAAGGTCTACCGCGGCGCTGAGCACCCCCACGCCGCACAGCAGCCCAAGACGTTCGAAATCACCCAGGTCGCCCAGTAG
- a CDS encoding glycosyltransferase family 87 protein encodes MAPAVFGTVLPDYLAHWTGGALLLDGHGTDLYSIERQMGFQESINGTSSVVSWFVSPPLVAALYVPSALVEYPASAGVWLVINVILLAACLWSLRLVAPMLIARRRGLVVLVLCASAPAFELLGGGQDSAFVLAVWLLALRLIAGRHQFVAGAALGLALLKPQHVVLVPLALLVTRRFGALSGFLVMGLLQAGLSLALVGPVGIARWVDAITGSGFGEQVQQDQAWKMVSFPAFLHAVLPASAPSPIGSILSIVVLVAAAIVLVRQLMRRRRLFSQPFAAGEEGHARGRDGMLVLIATLSTTVVFSPHLVVYDAVLFFPVALCLLENRPTVAVRLSLAAAFCTTWLAPAFHLTAGQLVWPFSIGAAPWTAIPLVILWIESLRLLAQRVRKDARPERTVA; translated from the coding sequence GTGGCCCCAGCGGTATTCGGTACGGTGCTGCCCGACTACTTGGCGCACTGGACCGGAGGGGCGTTATTGCTCGACGGACACGGCACCGACCTGTACAGCATCGAGCGCCAGATGGGTTTCCAGGAATCGATCAACGGCACGTCCTCGGTCGTGTCATGGTTCGTGTCACCGCCTCTCGTCGCGGCGCTATACGTACCATCGGCGCTCGTCGAATATCCAGCGAGCGCTGGAGTGTGGCTGGTCATCAACGTGATCTTGCTGGCTGCCTGCCTGTGGTCATTACGCCTCGTGGCGCCCATGCTGATAGCGCGTCGAAGGGGCCTCGTGGTGCTGGTGCTCTGCGCCAGCGCTCCCGCCTTCGAGTTGCTCGGCGGCGGGCAGGACTCGGCATTCGTGCTTGCGGTATGGCTCCTGGCGCTACGACTGATCGCTGGCCGCCATCAATTCGTCGCGGGCGCCGCCCTCGGTTTGGCGCTCCTGAAGCCCCAGCATGTAGTCCTGGTACCGCTGGCGCTCCTTGTGACCCGGAGGTTCGGTGCGCTCTCCGGATTTCTGGTGATGGGTCTCCTTCAGGCCGGGCTGAGCCTCGCACTGGTGGGGCCAGTGGGGATAGCGCGCTGGGTCGATGCAATCACCGGAAGCGGCTTCGGCGAGCAGGTCCAGCAGGACCAGGCCTGGAAGATGGTCAGCTTTCCGGCCTTCCTGCACGCTGTGCTGCCCGCGTCGGCGCCGAGTCCTATCGGCTCGATCCTGAGCATCGTCGTTTTGGTCGCTGCAGCGATAGTCCTCGTAAGACAGCTGATGCGGAGGCGACGCTTATTCAGCCAGCCCTTTGCCGCGGGGGAGGAGGGGCATGCCCGGGGCCGGGACGGAATGCTGGTGCTGATCGCGACACTGTCCACCACCGTCGTGTTCTCCCCACACCTCGTCGTCTACGACGCCGTCCTCTTCTTCCCGGTTGCCCTGTGCCTGCTCGAGAATCGGCCCACGGTTGCGGTGCGCCTGAGCCTCGCGGCGGCTTTCTGCACCACGTGGCTCGCGCCAGCGTTCCATCTGACAGCCGGCCAGCTCGTTTGGCCGTTCTCGATCGGTGCCGCGCCGTGGACGGCCATTCCGCTGGTGATTCTGTGGATCGAGTCCCTCAGACTCCTCGCGCAGCGAGTTAGGAAGGACGCGCGGCCAGAGCGTACCGTAGCTTAG
- a CDS encoding MFS transporter, giving the protein MLSTGLVAIDSTIVATAVPSIVQDIGGFTSFPWLFSAYLLAQAVSVPVYGKLSDVVGRKPIILSGIGLFLLGSILCGVAWSMPALIAFRVLQGLGAGAVQPVAITIAGDIYTLTERAKVQGYLASVWAVSSVVGPTLGGVFSSLGIWRGIFLVNIPLCLLAGWMLLRTFHENIERTKHRVDYLGAGLLTVSLTLIILGALEGGQAWAWNSFISIAVFTAGALLFAAFVLVERKTPEPVLPPWVVSRRLLATTAMISFGVGAVMLGLTSYVPTFLEGALATSPILAGLALAALTLGWPISASQSGRFYLRIGFRRTALIGVTVTVIGTAVLALTASSPSILLVAASCFIVGLGLGLVATPSLIAAQSSVEWDERGVVTGTNLFARSIGSSIGVAVFGAVANSIYAGNPGGDSDAQTIVSASTAVFLAVLIGALLTVVAVVAMPATSKTTPEGSAETDTASSGQ; this is encoded by the coding sequence ATGCTGTCAACGGGTCTGGTGGCGATCGATTCCACGATCGTTGCGACAGCCGTACCGTCCATCGTGCAGGACATCGGTGGCTTCACGTCCTTCCCGTGGCTTTTCTCCGCCTACCTCCTGGCACAGGCTGTCTCGGTGCCCGTCTACGGGAAACTCTCGGACGTCGTCGGGCGCAAGCCGATCATTCTCAGCGGTATCGGTCTTTTCCTGCTCGGCTCGATTCTCTGCGGAGTGGCCTGGAGCATGCCGGCCCTCATCGCGTTCCGTGTGCTGCAGGGTCTCGGCGCAGGCGCGGTGCAGCCGGTGGCGATCACCATCGCAGGCGATATCTATACGCTGACCGAGCGGGCAAAGGTGCAAGGGTATCTTGCCAGCGTGTGGGCCGTCTCCTCGGTCGTGGGCCCAACTCTCGGAGGTGTGTTCTCCTCACTGGGTATCTGGCGTGGGATCTTCCTCGTGAACATTCCCCTGTGCCTGCTGGCCGGGTGGATGCTGCTTCGAACGTTCCACGAGAATATCGAACGCACGAAGCACCGGGTCGACTATCTCGGGGCGGGACTGTTGACGGTCTCACTCACCCTGATCATTCTTGGGGCCCTCGAGGGCGGTCAGGCGTGGGCCTGGAACTCTTTCATCAGCATCGCCGTCTTCACAGCCGGGGCGCTCCTGTTCGCCGCGTTCGTCCTCGTCGAGAGGAAAACCCCGGAGCCGGTCCTGCCGCCGTGGGTCGTGTCCCGACGGTTGCTCGCCACGACAGCGATGATCTCCTTCGGTGTCGGAGCGGTCATGCTCGGCCTCACCTCCTACGTGCCCACCTTCCTCGAAGGGGCCCTCGCGACCTCTCCGATTCTGGCTGGGCTCGCCTTGGCGGCGCTGACCCTCGGCTGGCCGATCAGCGCCTCCCAATCGGGCCGATTCTATCTGCGGATCGGATTCCGTAGGACGGCCCTGATCGGCGTCACCGTCACGGTCATCGGAACAGCCGTTCTTGCCCTCACCGCGTCCTCCCCCAGCATCCTGCTGGTGGCGGCGAGTTGTTTCATCGTCGGACTCGGACTCGGCCTGGTAGCGACCCCGAGCCTCATCGCCGCCCAGTCGAGCGTCGAGTGGGATGAGCGCGGTGTGGTCACCGGCACGAATCTCTTCGCACGATCGATCGGGAGTTCGATCGGTGTCGCCGTTTTCGGGGCCGTGGCCAACTCGATCTACGCCGGCAACCCGGGCGGCGACTCGGACGCGCAGACAATCGTCTCGGCCTCCACCGCGGTGTTCCTGGCGGTTCTGATCGGTGCACTTCTCACCGTCGTCGCCGTCGTCGCAATGCCGGCCACAAGCAAGACCACCCCAGAGGGGTCTGCCGAGACGGACACAGCGTCCTCAGGTCAGTAG
- the rpsI gene encoding 30S ribosomal protein S9, translated as MAQNTEELNEPTEELTSYTSESTEASETTAKERPALTVGGGAVGRRKEAVARVRLVPGTGKWIVNGRELADYFPNKLHQQEVNDPFKLLELDGAYDVIARIHGGGPSGQAGALRLGVARTLNEIDRENNRPALKKAGFLTRDARVIERKKAGLKKARKAPQYSKR; from the coding sequence GTGGCTCAGAACACCGAAGAGCTGAATGAACCCACTGAGGAGCTTACGAGCTACACCTCAGAGTCCACCGAGGCCAGCGAGACCACCGCGAAGGAGCGCCCCGCGCTGACCGTCGGCGGCGGAGCCGTTGGACGCCGCAAGGAAGCCGTCGCCCGCGTGCGCCTCGTCCCCGGCACCGGCAAGTGGATCGTCAACGGGCGCGAGCTCGCTGACTACTTCCCGAACAAGCTGCACCAGCAGGAAGTCAACGACCCGTTCAAGCTCCTCGAGCTCGACGGTGCGTACGACGTCATCGCCCGCATCCACGGTGGTGGACCCTCCGGCCAGGCCGGTGCCCTCCGCCTCGGTGTTGCGCGCACGCTGAACGAGATCGACCGCGAGAACAACCGCCCCGCCCTCAAGAAGGCAGGCTTCCTGACCCGTGACGCCCGCGTCATCGAGCGCAAGAAGGCTGGTCTCAAGAAGGCACGCAAGGCGCCTCAGTACTCCAAGAGGTAA
- a CDS encoding Tad domain-containing protein — protein sequence MKESGDRTFAGDERGAVAVVVALMMVVLLGMAALAVDVGAMYVEKAQLQNGADASALAIANDCSRGTCGAVNGTGQFFADSNAGDATSGITSITFPTATSVRVRTNAREAGTGANHFSLAFARVLGFQNTQITATATASWGAPSGGSTLPWTIGQCVFRQSLSASQRTQLDSTGNFVGDPTPVHMLLRYDNNLDYPGCAGQNGDVRGGFGWLDRDGTGCSAAVNIGTGEAGSNPGLDFPGECSSIMARLREEPVLIPIYSSSVLNGSRATYTLRGFAALQITGYKFGGGPSVTHLDPAAPNCTGNCRGIQGFFTRFVSLDDGLVTSPTAPNLGASVVGLSN from the coding sequence ATGAAGGAATCCGGCGACCGTACTTTCGCCGGTGATGAGCGCGGAGCTGTAGCCGTCGTCGTCGCCCTGATGATGGTGGTCCTGCTCGGAATGGCAGCCCTCGCCGTCGATGTCGGCGCTATGTACGTGGAGAAGGCCCAGCTCCAGAACGGTGCCGATGCTTCCGCACTGGCCATCGCCAACGATTGTTCTAGGGGAACCTGCGGCGCTGTAAACGGCACGGGCCAGTTCTTTGCCGACAGTAATGCAGGTGATGCCACAAGCGGCATCACCTCCATTACCTTTCCGACCGCCACGAGCGTGCGCGTACGCACCAACGCTCGCGAAGCTGGGACGGGCGCCAACCACTTCTCTCTCGCTTTCGCCCGCGTCCTCGGTTTCCAGAACACTCAGATCACAGCTACTGCGACGGCAAGCTGGGGCGCACCTAGCGGAGGTAGCACGCTGCCATGGACCATCGGTCAGTGCGTCTTCCGCCAGTCCCTCAGCGCGTCGCAGCGAACTCAGCTCGATTCGACCGGGAATTTTGTCGGTGACCCCACCCCCGTGCACATGCTTCTGAGATATGACAACAACCTCGATTACCCAGGCTGCGCAGGGCAGAACGGAGACGTTCGGGGTGGATTTGGCTGGCTCGATCGGGACGGTACCGGCTGCTCCGCCGCCGTGAATATCGGAACCGGTGAAGCGGGAAGTAATCCGGGGCTGGACTTCCCCGGCGAATGCTCTTCCATCATGGCCAGGCTCAGGGAAGAACCCGTCCTGATCCCTATCTACAGCAGCTCTGTTCTAAACGGGTCCCGCGCCACCTACACGCTGAGGGGGTTTGCTGCCTTGCAGATCACCGGTTACAAGTTCGGCGGTGGGCCTTCAGTAACCCACCTCGACCCTGCGGCCCCCAACTGCACCGGAAACTGCCGAGGCATCCAGGGCTTTTTCACCCGCTTCGTCTCACTTGATGACGGCCTCGTGACCTCGCCCACCGCACCCAATCTCGGCGCATCCGTCGTCGGTCTCTCCAACTAG
- a CDS encoding TadE/TadG family type IV pilus assembly protein: MKRYRNEKGAVAIELAFVLPVLLLILIGILEFGRVMNVQVSLTQAAREGARHAAIHYDDGTMNVRAAALAAAPALAGLPVTVTSNAAACAPNRNVTVTTRVVLPSMSGFLDVGLFPMNLDGIGVMRCGG; this comes from the coding sequence GTGAAGCGATACCGAAATGAAAAGGGCGCTGTAGCAATCGAGCTTGCGTTCGTCCTGCCCGTCCTCCTGCTGATCCTCATCGGCATTCTCGAATTCGGCCGGGTGATGAACGTGCAAGTGTCCCTCACCCAGGCAGCCCGTGAGGGGGCACGGCACGCTGCCATTCATTATGACGACGGCACCATGAACGTGAGGGCGGCGGCTCTTGCGGCCGCTCCGGCACTGGCCGGCCTTCCCGTCACCGTCACCAGCAACGCCGCGGCCTGCGCGCCGAACCGGAACGTAACGGTGACGACAAGAGTGGTGCTGCCATCGATGTCCGGTTTCCTGGACGTTGGACTCTTCCCCATGAACCTCGACGGAATAGGGGTAATGCGATGCGGCGGATGA
- the nirB gene encoding nitrite reductase large subunit NirB translates to MSENRSSRPSGDVPAAPERRIVVVGGGPAAHRFVEALWRRGTDELSVTVLTEEAHAPYDRVALSSALTGDVDLSLGEQLMWREPAIRLVTGERAVKLDLAARCVVGASGEKYPYDDVVLATGSDAVRLPLPGGEHAAVYRTLDDVQWLRTETARLAAGLGRAPRAVVIGGGLLGLEAAGGLQHLGAESTVVNRAGWLMNAQLDQGGGQALGRLIEAKGLGIHCGGAPTSIETDDGGRVTGVALSDGSVLPADLVVFAVGIRPRDELARDAGLEVAPRGGVVISAACETALPGVWAIGEVASYEGVSMGLVAPANAMAEVCADGILGGVSSFPGFDTATKLKLSGVEVASFGDALAETPGSLEIVYADPARGLYQKLVVTDDARTLLGGIFVGDAAPYSALRPLLGRELPAEPGAYLSSAGGGEAPQSDLPDDVILCSCNNVTAGACRSAVHGTGDGGEEPALDMLSLKACSRAGTQCGSCVPMLKKLLDSELTKAGRTVSKGICEHFAMSRPELFEAIQALDLASFQDIIRRFGATEEAKAGHGCDICKPAIGSILATQRGEYVLDGGRGTLQDTNDRALANMQRNGTYSVVPRIPGGEITPQKLAVIAQVAEQFGLYVKLTGALRIDLFGARLEQLPEIWKILVEAGFESGQAYGKALRNVKSCVGSTWCRFGVQDSVAMAIDLELRYRGLRAPHKFKMGVSGCARECAEARGKDVGVIATDQGWNLYVGGNGGFQPAHAQLLAQDLDGETLIRYIDRYLMYYIRTADRMQRTARWMDDLDGGLDHVRDVVIHDSLGIAEDLEAAMARHIEHYEDEWAATLRDPDRLRRFRSFVNAPDAADQSIVLVEERGQRRPATPAEIEAQARRTNLGAAIPLRSAAGTAPGTEG, encoded by the coding sequence ATGAGCGAGAACCGATCATCACGGCCCTCCGGGGACGTCCCCGCAGCGCCGGAACGGCGCATCGTCGTCGTGGGCGGGGGACCTGCAGCACACCGGTTCGTCGAAGCCCTCTGGCGGCGCGGCACCGACGAACTCTCCGTCACCGTGCTCACCGAGGAGGCGCACGCACCGTATGACCGCGTGGCGCTGAGCAGCGCGCTGACCGGCGACGTGGACCTCAGCCTCGGCGAACAGCTCATGTGGCGCGAACCGGCCATCCGGCTCGTCACCGGTGAGCGGGCGGTCAAACTCGACCTCGCGGCGCGGTGCGTGGTGGGAGCCTCCGGAGAGAAGTACCCCTACGACGACGTGGTCCTTGCCACCGGATCGGACGCCGTACGGCTGCCCCTGCCGGGCGGCGAGCACGCGGCGGTCTACCGCACGCTCGACGACGTCCAGTGGCTGCGCACGGAGACCGCCCGCCTCGCCGCCGGCCTCGGCCGGGCCCCGCGCGCCGTCGTCATCGGCGGCGGGCTCCTCGGCCTGGAGGCAGCCGGAGGACTTCAGCACCTCGGCGCCGAGTCGACGGTCGTCAACCGGGCCGGCTGGCTCATGAACGCGCAGCTCGACCAGGGCGGGGGACAGGCACTCGGGCGCCTCATCGAGGCGAAGGGCCTAGGGATCCACTGCGGCGGTGCGCCGACCTCCATCGAGACGGACGACGGCGGGCGGGTCACCGGCGTCGCGCTGAGCGACGGGTCCGTCCTCCCCGCCGACCTCGTGGTGTTCGCCGTCGGGATCCGGCCGCGCGACGAGCTCGCGAGGGACGCCGGGCTCGAGGTGGCGCCCCGCGGCGGCGTCGTCATCAGCGCAGCCTGCGAGACCGCCCTGCCGGGTGTGTGGGCGATCGGCGAGGTCGCGAGCTACGAGGGCGTCAGCATGGGCCTGGTGGCCCCGGCGAATGCCATGGCCGAGGTCTGCGCGGACGGCATCCTCGGGGGCGTGTCCTCCTTCCCCGGATTCGACACCGCGACCAAGCTGAAGCTCTCCGGCGTCGAGGTCGCGAGCTTCGGTGACGCGCTCGCGGAGACTCCGGGCAGCCTCGAGATCGTCTACGCCGACCCGGCGAGGGGCCTGTACCAGAAGCTCGTCGTCACGGACGATGCCCGGACGCTGCTCGGCGGCATCTTCGTCGGCGACGCGGCGCCCTACTCGGCACTCCGGCCCCTGCTGGGCCGCGAGCTGCCCGCCGAGCCCGGGGCCTACCTCTCCTCCGCCGGCGGCGGTGAGGCTCCTCAGTCCGACCTGCCCGACGACGTCATCCTCTGCTCCTGCAACAACGTCACCGCCGGCGCATGCCGGTCCGCCGTGCACGGGACGGGGGACGGCGGCGAGGAGCCGGCGCTCGACATGCTGTCGCTCAAGGCGTGCTCACGTGCCGGCACCCAGTGCGGCTCGTGCGTACCGATGCTCAAGAAGCTGCTCGACAGTGAGCTCACGAAGGCCGGACGCACCGTCTCGAAGGGCATCTGCGAGCACTTCGCGATGTCGCGGCCCGAACTGTTCGAGGCCATCCAGGCCCTCGACCTCGCCTCCTTCCAGGACATCATCCGCCGCTTCGGAGCGACGGAGGAGGCGAAGGCCGGCCACGGCTGCGACATCTGCAAGCCCGCCATCGGCTCCATCCTGGCCACGCAGCGCGGGGAGTACGTGCTCGACGGCGGCCGCGGCACGCTGCAGGACACCAACGACCGTGCGCTGGCCAACATGCAGCGCAACGGCACCTACTCGGTGGTGCCGCGCATCCCGGGCGGGGAGATCACGCCGCAGAAGCTCGCCGTCATCGCGCAGGTCGCCGAGCAGTTCGGCCTGTACGTGAAGCTCACCGGGGCCCTGCGGATCGACCTCTTCGGTGCACGCCTGGAACAGCTCCCGGAGATCTGGAAGATCCTCGTCGAGGCGGGCTTCGAATCCGGCCAGGCCTACGGCAAGGCCCTGCGGAACGTGAAGTCGTGCGTCGGCTCCACCTGGTGCCGGTTCGGCGTGCAGGACTCGGTGGCCATGGCGATCGACCTCGAACTGCGCTACCGCGGGCTGCGCGCCCCCCACAAGTTCAAGATGGGTGTCTCCGGATGCGCACGGGAATGCGCCGAGGCGCGGGGGAAGGACGTCGGCGTCATCGCCACCGACCAGGGCTGGAACCTCTACGTCGGCGGCAACGGCGGCTTCCAGCCCGCTCACGCGCAGCTCCTCGCCCAGGACCTCGATGGCGAGACGCTCATCCGCTACATCGACCGGTACCTCATGTACTACATCCGCACCGCCGATCGCATGCAGCGGACGGCCCGCTGGATGGACGACCTCGACGGCGGGCTCGACCACGTGCGCGACGTCGTCATCCACGACTCCCTCGGCATTGCCGAGGACCTCGAGGCAGCGATGGCCCGCCATATCGAGCACTACGAGGACGAGTGGGCGGCAACGCTCAGGGACCCCGACCGGCTCCGCCGCTTCCGGTCCTTCGTCAACGCTCCGGACGCCGCGGACCAGTCGATCGTCCTCGTCGAGGAGCGGGGCCAGCGCCGGCCGGCCACCCCCGCCGAGATCGAGGCGCAGGCCCGTCGCACGAACCTCGGAGCGGCGATCCCCCTCCGCTCCGCAGCAGGAACCGCACCAGGAACCGAGGGCTGA
- the glmM gene encoding phosphoglucosamine mutase, with translation MSKLFGTDGVRGLANGLITAELSLQLAQAAAVVLGHNAVDGDRRPTAVIARDPRISGEFIAAAVEAGLASSGVDVYDAGVLPTPAAAFLVADLDADFGVMISASHNPAPDNGIKFLARGGKKLSDALEDAIEAEMANTRRRPVAGDVGRIQRFADAEDRYVVHLLQTLPHSLDGLKVVLDCAHGAASGCSPEVFKNAGADIVVIGADPDGVNINDGYGSTHLEKLQASVLEHGADLGIAHDGDADRCLAVDHEGTVVDGDQIMAVMALAMKDAGKLKDDTLVATVMSNLGLKIALREAGISLKETGVGDRYVLEGMRDGDYSLGGEQSGHVIFAEYATTGDGVLTGLQLAARIAATGKSLKELAAVMTKLPQVLINVKGVDRTAATSDEGVQEAVREAEEILGETGRVLLRPSGTEPVVRVMVEAADTGTAQRIAEELAATVQERLSLEQVA, from the coding sequence ATGAGCAAGTTATTCGGCACCGATGGTGTGCGCGGCCTGGCCAACGGCCTGATCACGGCGGAACTCTCCCTGCAGCTGGCCCAGGCGGCCGCCGTCGTGCTCGGCCACAACGCGGTCGACGGCGATCGACGGCCCACTGCCGTGATCGCCCGCGACCCCCGGATCAGCGGTGAGTTCATCGCCGCTGCCGTCGAAGCGGGTCTCGCCAGTTCCGGCGTCGACGTCTACGACGCCGGCGTGCTGCCGACGCCGGCCGCGGCGTTCCTCGTCGCCGACCTCGACGCCGACTTCGGCGTCATGATCTCCGCCTCCCACAACCCGGCTCCGGACAACGGCATCAAGTTCCTCGCCCGCGGCGGCAAGAAGCTCAGCGACGCGCTCGAGGACGCCATCGAGGCCGAGATGGCCAACACACGCCGCCGCCCCGTCGCCGGCGATGTGGGCCGGATCCAGCGCTTCGCCGACGCCGAGGACCGCTACGTGGTCCACCTGCTCCAGACCCTCCCGCACTCCCTCGACGGGCTGAAGGTGGTCCTCGACTGCGCCCATGGTGCGGCGAGCGGCTGCTCCCCGGAGGTGTTCAAGAACGCCGGCGCGGACATCGTGGTCATCGGCGCGGACCCGGACGGTGTGAACATCAACGACGGCTACGGCTCCACGCACCTCGAGAAGCTCCAGGCCTCCGTGCTCGAGCACGGAGCTGACCTCGGCATCGCCCACGACGGCGACGCGGACCGCTGCCTCGCGGTGGACCACGAGGGCACGGTCGTGGACGGCGACCAGATCATGGCCGTCATGGCACTGGCCATGAAGGACGCCGGGAAGCTCAAGGACGACACCCTGGTGGCCACCGTGATGAGCAACCTCGGACTGAAGATCGCCCTGCGCGAGGCCGGGATCTCCCTCAAGGAGACCGGCGTCGGGGACCGCTACGTCCTCGAGGGCATGCGCGACGGCGACTACAGCCTCGGCGGCGAACAGTCCGGCCACGTGATCTTCGCCGAGTATGCGACGACCGGCGACGGCGTCCTCACCGGCCTCCAGCTCGCCGCGCGCATCGCTGCGACGGGCAAGAGCCTCAAGGAGCTCGCGGCCGTCATGACGAAGCTCCCGCAGGTGCTCATCAACGTCAAGGGCGTGGACCGTACGGCGGCCACCTCGGACGAGGGAGTGCAGGAGGCCGTCCGTGAGGCGGAGGAGATCCTGGGCGAGACCGGGCGGGTCCTGCTGCGTCCCTCGGGCACCGAGCCGGTCGTCCGCGTGATGGTCGAGGCTGCCGATACCGGGACGGCCCAGCGCATCGCCGAGGAACTCGCCGCCACCGTGCAGGAGCGCCTCTCGCTCGAGCAGGTCGCCTGA